A single Streptomyces mirabilis DNA region contains:
- a CDS encoding SAM-dependent methyltransferase encodes MAAMTYEGSSIDPAKPSIARVYDYLLGGKDNYAVDREIGDVFKRDLPGSVAIAFANRAALTRAVREIAKTTGIRQFIDLGSGLPTADNVHQVAQRHAPESRVVYVDIDPQVLVHGRALLENNDRTRVVAVDVRNPEGIHTHPDTLEIIDFTRPVAVILSAILHHVNDDEDPAGIVRYWRDHVPSGSYFFISHFRSGNNPETAEAEKVLQQTFGRGRWRTDAEIASLLDGLEILDPGIVPASLWRPDESDNPWNSGERRELTVWEHLIAAGLARKA; translated from the coding sequence ATGGCAGCCATGACGTACGAAGGCTCCTCCATCGACCCGGCCAAGCCCAGCATCGCCCGCGTCTACGACTACCTGCTCGGCGGCAAGGACAACTACGCCGTGGACCGTGAGATCGGCGACGTGTTCAAGCGCGACCTGCCCGGTTCGGTGGCCATCGCCTTCGCCAACCGCGCAGCCCTGACCCGGGCGGTCAGGGAGATCGCGAAGACCACCGGCATTCGGCAGTTCATCGACCTGGGCAGTGGCCTGCCGACCGCGGACAACGTCCACCAGGTCGCGCAACGGCACGCCCCCGAGTCCCGAGTCGTCTACGTCGACATCGACCCCCAAGTGCTGGTCCACGGCCGCGCACTGCTGGAGAACAACGACCGGACCCGCGTCGTCGCGGTCGATGTGCGCAACCCCGAAGGCATCCACACTCACCCCGACACCCTGGAAATCATCGACTTCACTCGTCCCGTCGCCGTCATCCTCAGCGCCATCCTCCACCACGTCAACGATGACGAGGACCCGGCCGGCATCGTCCGCTACTGGCGAGACCACGTCCCCTCCGGAAGTTACTTCTTCATCAGCCACTTCCGCTCCGGCAACAACCCGGAGACCGCGGAGGCCGAGAAGGTCCTCCAGCAGACGTTCGGCCGCGGCCGGTGGCGCACCGACGCGGAGATCGCCTCCCTGCTGGACGGCCTGGAGATCCTCGACCCCGGGATCGTCCCCGCGTCCCTGTGGCGTCCCGACGAGAGCGACAACCCGTGGAACAGCGGCGAAAGACGAGAGCTCACGGTCTGGGAACACCTCATCGCCGCCGGACTGGCCCGGAAAGCCTAG
- a CDS encoding RNA-guided endonuclease InsQ/TnpB family protein, with protein MNCVKLVPDAAQASAVGATLHTVNDRANWVSGVAFAHGVPREYELRKHTYAELKAAGLGAQAAQHTIKIVDAYTTLRANLRAGNLGKPGSKRRKKAESKPVAFRPEAAHPFDDRCLSWQYDAQTVSIWTTAGRLKNVRFVCSPDALKTLREYRKGESDLTERDGVFYLIAVCEVPEAEQYEPGQFIGVDLGIANIATTSTGYRAAGRGLNRHRKRQLDLRKKLQAKGTKSARRRLKNRRRKEARHAGHVNHIIAKQIVAEAERTSSGIALEDLGGIRQRVRLRKPQRVTLHSWAFHQLGKFVEYKARRAGVPLVYVDPAYTSQECAECHHIEKKNRVDQALFICRKCGVVAHADRNASHSIATRGKSVWIAGRESRVPAPF; from the coding sequence ATCAACTGTGTCAAACTGGTGCCGGATGCCGCGCAGGCATCCGCTGTCGGCGCGACCTTGCACACGGTCAATGACCGGGCCAACTGGGTGTCCGGGGTGGCTTTCGCCCATGGTGTGCCGCGCGAGTACGAGCTGCGCAAGCACACCTACGCCGAGCTGAAAGCGGCCGGTCTCGGAGCGCAGGCCGCGCAGCACACGATCAAGATCGTGGACGCCTACACCACGCTGCGGGCGAACCTGCGGGCGGGGAACCTCGGCAAGCCCGGCTCGAAGCGCCGGAAGAAGGCCGAGTCCAAGCCGGTCGCCTTCCGCCCTGAGGCCGCGCATCCGTTTGACGACCGGTGCTTGTCCTGGCAGTACGACGCGCAGACCGTCTCCATCTGGACCACCGCCGGACGACTCAAGAACGTCCGCTTCGTCTGTTCCCCGGACGCGCTGAAAACTTTACGGGAGTACCGCAAGGGCGAATCGGACCTGACCGAACGTGACGGCGTCTTCTACCTGATCGCCGTGTGCGAAGTTCCCGAGGCCGAGCAGTACGAGCCCGGCCAGTTCATCGGCGTGGACCTCGGCATCGCCAACATCGCCACCACGTCCACCGGATACCGGGCGGCCGGTCGCGGCCTGAACCGGCACCGTAAGCGGCAGCTCGACCTGCGGAAGAAGTTGCAGGCCAAGGGCACCAAGTCCGCCCGGCGACGGCTCAAGAACCGGCGCCGCAAGGAAGCGCGGCACGCCGGACACGTCAACCACATCATCGCGAAACAGATCGTGGCCGAGGCTGAACGCACCTCGTCCGGCATCGCCCTGGAAGATCTGGGCGGAATCCGGCAGAGGGTACGGCTCCGCAAGCCCCAACGGGTCACGCTCCACTCCTGGGCCTTCCACCAGCTCGGGAAGTTCGTTGAGTACAAGGCACGCCGGGCAGGCGTCCCGCTGGTGTACGTCGATCCGGCGTACACCAGCCAGGAATGCGCCGAGTGCCATCACATCGAGAAGAAGAACCGGGTCGACCAGGCCCTCTTCATTTGCCGGAAGTGCGGGGTCGTTGCCCACGCCGACCGGAATGCTTCCCACAGCATCGCCACTCGCGGTAAGTCTGTGTGGATTGCGGGGCGTGAGTCACGCGTCCCAGCACCTTTCTAG
- the tnpA gene encoding IS200/IS605 family transposase — MSPRWEPNPNIRRGRTVVYTLHAHLVFTPKYRRGPFTDEILRRCEEVNRAVCADFETELVEFNGEKDHVHLLVHYPPKVSVSKLVGSLKGVSARRLRQEYPDHIHKYLWGAHFWSPSYFAASCGGAPLSIIKECIENQKRPQ, encoded by the coding sequence ATGTCACCACGCTGGGAACCAAACCCCAATATCCGCAGGGGCCGCACGGTCGTCTACACCCTCCACGCCCACTTGGTCTTCACTCCGAAGTACCGGCGCGGGCCGTTCACCGACGAGATCCTGCGACGCTGCGAGGAAGTCAACCGAGCCGTCTGCGCCGACTTCGAAACCGAACTGGTCGAGTTCAACGGCGAGAAGGATCACGTCCACCTCCTCGTGCACTACCCGCCCAAGGTCTCGGTCTCCAAGCTGGTCGGTTCCCTCAAAGGCGTCTCCGCCCGCAGACTCCGCCAGGAGTACCCCGACCACATCCACAAGTACCTGTGGGGCGCGCACTTCTGGTCACCCTCGTACTTCGCGGCGAGCTGCGGCGGCGCCCCGCTGAGCATCATCAAGGAGTGCATCGAGAACCAGAAGCGCCCGCAGTAG
- a CDS encoding NF041680 family putative transposase — translation MSLLHHAVRREPLAQLSCFRGEFYSCLTARSDALFELADAVLCGDGPVRSLAELSLVGEHRRGHGGLYAALARGRIDAGRLRRALAEVPLPRAADGRLVLAVDVTCWLRPDAHTSPQRILCHTYGRGKDQHIPVPGWPYSIICALEPGRSSWTAPLDALRLAPGDDTATVTARQLRDLLQRLIAAGQWQTGDPDILIVADAGYDAPRLGFLLRDLPVQVLARMRSDRVLRRAVPPRLPHTQGRPPRHGSEFVFGQPDTWDTPDTETVTDTRLYGTATARSWNRLHPKLTHRSSWAAADGTLPIVEGTVIRLDIDHLPSGATPKPVWLWWSGTDATPADADRLWQAYLRRFDIEHTFRLFKQTLGWTSPKIRTPEAADRWTWLILAAYTQLRLARPLAADLRRPWEKPSSPDRLTPARVRRDFRHIRPQAACPAQAPKPSRPGPGRPPGRKNTRPTPRHDVHTPRKTQPPKQRTKKSTTPRPRRTG, via the coding sequence ATGAGTCTGCTGCATCACGCTGTCCGGCGAGAGCCGTTGGCGCAACTGTCATGCTTCCGGGGCGAGTTCTACTCCTGTCTGACCGCTCGTTCGGACGCGTTGTTCGAGCTGGCTGATGCCGTTCTGTGCGGTGACGGGCCGGTGAGGTCGCTGGCCGAGCTGTCGCTGGTGGGTGAACACCGCCGCGGCCATGGCGGGCTCTACGCCGCCCTGGCCCGTGGACGCATCGACGCCGGCCGGCTGCGGCGGGCACTGGCCGAAGTGCCACTGCCGCGGGCTGCCGACGGCCGGCTGGTCCTGGCCGTCGACGTCACCTGCTGGCTGCGGCCCGATGCCCACACCTCACCACAGCGGATCCTGTGCCACACCTACGGCCGGGGCAAGGACCAGCACATCCCCGTCCCCGGCTGGCCCTACTCGATCATCTGCGCACTCGAGCCAGGCCGCAGCTCATGGACCGCACCCCTGGACGCGCTGCGCCTGGCGCCCGGCGACGACACCGCCACCGTCACCGCCCGGCAGCTGCGCGATCTGCTTCAGCGACTGATCGCAGCGGGGCAGTGGCAGACGGGCGACCCGGACATCCTCATCGTCGCGGACGCCGGATACGACGCACCCCGCCTCGGCTTCCTCCTGAGGGACCTGCCCGTGCAGGTGCTGGCCCGGATGCGTTCGGACCGCGTCCTGCGCAGAGCTGTCCCGCCCCGGCTGCCGCACACCCAGGGCCGGCCTCCCCGGCACGGCAGCGAGTTCGTCTTCGGACAGCCCGACACCTGGGACACCCCGGACACCGAAACCGTCACCGACACACGCCTCTACGGCACCGCCACCGCTCGTTCCTGGAACCGGCTCCACCCCAAACTGACCCACCGCTCCTCCTGGGCCGCAGCCGACGGCACCCTCCCGATCGTCGAGGGGACCGTGATCCGCCTGGACATCGACCACCTGCCCAGCGGAGCAACCCCCAAGCCCGTCTGGCTGTGGTGGTCCGGCACCGACGCCACCCCGGCAGACGCAGACCGCCTCTGGCAGGCCTACCTGCGGCGCTTCGACATCGAGCACACCTTCCGCCTCTTCAAACAGACCCTCGGCTGGACCTCCCCGAAGATCCGCACCCCCGAGGCAGCCGACCGATGGACCTGGCTGATCCTCGCCGCCTACACACAACTCCGTCTCGCCCGCCCACTCGCAGCCGACCTACGACGCCCCTGGGAGAAACCCAGTTCCCCGGACAGACTCACTCCTGCCCGCGTCCGCCGCGACTTCCGGCACATCCGCCCACAAGCCGCCTGCCCGGCCCAAGCACCGAAACCCTCCCGACCCGGCCCCGGACGACCACCAGGCCGAAAGAACACCCGACCCACACCCCGCCACGACGTGCACACACCCCGCAAAACACAGCCGCCGAAGCAGAGAACGAAGAAGTCAACCACCCCACGACCCCGCCGCACAGGTTAA